Proteins co-encoded in one Brassica oleracea var. oleracea cultivar TO1000 chromosome C4, BOL, whole genome shotgun sequence genomic window:
- the LOC106341801 gene encoding squamosa promoter-binding-like protein 1 isoform X3, translated as MDVGKRSVEWDLNDWKWDGDLFIATPLNPGVSQTMGRQFFPLGNSSNTSSSCSDEGNDNTREVEKRRRAAATGEDGGGGGLSLKLGENGYDLNGEREGKKTKLGGGSGTNHRSVCQVESCEADLSKVKDYHRRHKVCEMHSKATSALVGGIMQRFCQQCSRFHVLEEFDEGKRSCRRRLAGHNKRRRKTNPEPAANGNPLSDDNQSSNYLLICLLKILSNMHSANGSSGDQDLMPHLLKSLVSHAGEQLGKNLVELLLQGGSGLLAAPQEDSKQAPELPRQELYASGNRSEKLQTKVNDFDLNDIYIDSDDGGTDLERSSPPTTTTNPATSSPDYPSWIHQTSRNSDSASDQSPSSSSEDAQMRTGRIVFKLFGKEPNDFPPVLRGQILDWLSHTPTDIESYIRPGCIVLTIYLRQAETAWEELSDDMGFSLSKLLDLSDDPLWTSGWIYVRMQNQYAFVFDGQVVVDSSLPLRSHDYSHIISVRPLAVAAATGKAQFTVKGINLRRPGTRLLCAVEGKYLIQENDDLKESNECVSFSCDLPITSGRGFMEIEDQGGLSSSFFPFIVVEEDDVCSEIRILETTLEFTDTDSAKLAMEFIHELGWLLRRSKLGVFSLARFKWLIEFSMDREWCAVIRKLLNMLFEGAVGDTSSDAAALSELCLLHRAVRKNSKPMVEMLLRYVVPNQQRIHSLFRPDSAGPAGLTPLHIAAGKDGSEDVLDALTEDPSMVGIEAWRTSRDTTGFTPEDYARLRGHFSYIHLIQRKINKKSATEDHVVVNIPASSISDREQKETKSGSSALEITHGNHKLQCKLCDHKLVYGTARRSVAYRPAMLSMVAIAAVCVCVALLFKSCPEVLYVFQPFRWELLDYGTR; from the exons ATGGATGTTGGCAAAAGGAGCGTGGAGTGGGATCTGAATGATTGGAAGTGGGATGGTGATCTCTTCATAGCAACACCGTTGAATCCTGGTGTTAGCCAAACCATGGGGCGTCAGTTTTTCCCACTAGGGAACTCGTCAAATACCTCTTCTTCTTGCTCTGATGAAGGGAATGATAATACAAGAGAAGTTGAGAAGAGAAGAAGAGCTGCTGCTACAGGGGAAGATGGTGGTGGTGGTGGGCTTAGTTTGAAGCTGGGAGAGAATGGTTATGATCTTAATGGTGAAAGAGAAGGGAAGAAGACGAAACTCGGAGGAGGAAGTGGGACAAATCATCGCTCGGTTTGTCAGGTGGAGAGCTGTGAAGCTGATCTTAGCAAAGTTAAGGACTATCATAGACGCCATAAGGTGTGTGAGATGCATTCTAAGGCTACTAGTGCACTCGTCGGTGGAATCATGCAGCGGTTTTGTCAGCAATGTAGTAG GTTCCATGTTCTTGAGGAGTTTGATGAAGGAAAGAGGAGCTGCCGTAGACGTTTGGCTGGACATAACAAACGTAGGAGGAAGACAAATCCTGAACCTGCCGCCAATGGGAATCCCCTGAGTGATGATAATCAATCAAGCAATTATCTGTTGATTTGTCTCTTGAAGATACTCTCCAATATGCACT CAGCCAATGGATCATCAGGTGATCAAGATTTGATGCCTCATCTTCTCAAGAGCCTTGTCAGCCATGCTGGTGAACAGCTAGGGAAGAACTTGGTCGAACTTCTTCTACAAGGAGGATCGGGTTTGCTTGCAGCTCCTCAAGAGGATTCGAAGCAAGCTCCTGAGCTTCCTCGGCAGGAACTGTATGCCAGTGGGAACAGATCAGAGAAACTACAAACCAAAGTAAATGATTTTGATCTGAATGACATCTACATAGACTCTGATGATGGCGGCACAGATCTCGAAAGATCTTCTCCTCCTACCACTACTACGAATCCAGCAACAAGCTCTCCTGATTATCCTTCCTGGATACATCAGACTAGTAGGAACTCAGATTCAGCATCTGACCAGTCACCATCAAGCTCCAGCGAAGATGCTCAG ATGCGCACAGGGAGGATTGTGTTCAAACTATTTGGGAAAGAGCCAAATGACTTTCCTCCTGTCTTGCGTGGACAG ATTCTTGACTGGCTATCTCATACTCCAACTGACATTGAGAGCTACATTAGACCTGGTTGCATCGTATTGACCATTTATCTTCGTCAAGCTGAAACTGCTTGGGAAGAA CTTTCTGATGACATGGGCTTTAGCTTGAGCAAGCTTCTAGATCTCTCAGATGATCCTCTATGGACAAGTGGATGGATTTATGTTAGGATGCAAAACCAATACGCATTTGTATTCGACG GTCAGGTTGTTGTTGACTCTTCTTTACCGCTAAGAAGTCATGATTACAGCCACATTATTAGTGTTAGACCGCTCGCTGTAGCTGCTGCAACAGGAAAGGCTCAGTTCACAGTAAAAGGCATCAATCTCCGTCGACCTGGCACAAG GTTACTTTGTGCTGTAGAAGGAAAATACTTGATTCAGGAGAATGATGATCTCAAGGAGAGTAATGAGTGTGTCAGTTTCTCTTGTGATTTGCCTATTACAAGCGGTCGAGGATTCATGGAG ATTGAAGACCAAGGAGGACTCAGCAGCAGTTTCTTCCCTTTCATAGTGGTTGAAGAAGATGACGTTTGTTCTGAGATCCGTATACTCGAAACCACATTAGAGTTCACTGATACTGATTCCGCTAAGCTAGCTATGGAGTTCATTCATGAACTCGGTTGGCTTCTTCGCAGAAGTAAGCTCGGTGTGTTCTCATTAGCACGTTTCAAGTGGCTCATCGAGTTCTCAATGGACCGAGAGTGGTGCGCTGTGATCAGAAAGCTACTGAACATGCTCTTTGAAGGAGCTGTTGGTGACACTTCCTCTGATGCCGCCGCGCTATCAGAACTGTGCCTTCTTCACAGAGCCGTCAGGAAAAACTCTAAGCCTATGGTGGAAATGCTCTTGAGATACGTCGTTCCTAACCAGCAAAGAATACACAGCTTGTTTAGACCTGACTCTGCTGGTCCAGCAGGTTTAACACCTCTTCACATTGCAGCTGGTAAAGATGGTTCAGAAGATGTGTTGGACGCTCTAACAGAAGATCCCTCAATG GTGGGGATTGAAGCATGGAGAACATCTAGAGACACCACAGGCTTTACACCGGAAGACTACGCGCGCTTACGCGGTCACTTCTCATACATCCACTTGATCCAACGCAAGATCAATAAAAAGTCAGCAACTGAAGATCATGTTGTGGTCAATATCCCTGCGTCCTCTATCTCAGACCGAGAGCAGAAAGAAACAAAATCAGGTTCTTCAGCGTTGGAGATCACACATGGAAACCACAAGCTTCAGTGCAAGCTCTGTGACCATAAGCTGGTGTATGGGACAGCACGCCGGTCTGTAGCATACAGACCAGCTATGCTGTCAATGGTGGCGATTGCTGCGGTTTGCGTCTGTGTGGCACTTCTATTCAAGAGTTGCCCAGAAGTGCTTTATGTGTTTCAACCGTTCAGGTGGGAGTTGTTGGACTATGGAACAAGATGA
- the LOC106341801 gene encoding squamosa promoter-binding-like protein 1 isoform X4: MDVGKRSVEWDLNDWKWDGDLFIATPLNPGVSQTMGRQFFPLGNSSNTSSSCSDEGNDNTREVEKRRRAAATGEDGGGGGLSLKLGENGYDLNGEREGKKTKLGGGSGTNHRSVCQVESCEADLSKVKDYHRRHKVCEMHSKATSALVGGIMQRFCQQCSRFHVLEEFDEGKRSCRRRLAGHNKRRRKTNPEPAANGNPLSDDNQSSNYLLICLLKILSNMHSNGSSGDQDLMPHLLKSLVSHAGEQLGKNLVELLLQGGSGLLAAPQEDSKQAPELPRQELYASGNRSEKLQTKVNDFDLNDIYIDSDDGGTDLERSSPPTTTTNPATSSPDYPSWIHQTSRNSDSASDQSPSSSSEDAQMRTGRIVFKLFGKEPNDFPPVLRGQILDWLSHTPTDIESYIRPGCIVLTIYLRQAETAWEELSDDMGFSLSKLLDLSDDPLWTSGWIYVRMQNQYAFVFDGQVVVDSSLPLRSHDYSHIISVRPLAVAAATGKAQFTVKGINLRRPGTRLLCAVEGKYLIQENDDLKESNECVSFSCDLPITSGRGFMEIEDQGGLSSSFFPFIVVEEDDVCSEIRILETTLEFTDTDSAKLAMEFIHELGWLLRRSKLGVFSLARFKWLIEFSMDREWCAVIRKLLNMLFEGAVGDTSSDAAALSELCLLHRAVRKNSKPMVEMLLRYVVPNQQRIHSLFRPDSAGPAGLTPLHIAAGKDGSEDVLDALTEDPSMVGIEAWRTSRDTTGFTPEDYARLRGHFSYIHLIQRKINKKSATEDHVVVNIPASSISDREQKETKSGSSALEITHGNHKLQCKLCDHKLVYGTARRSVAYRPAMLSMVAIAAVCVCVALLFKSCPEVLYVFQPFRWELLDYGTR; this comes from the exons ATGGATGTTGGCAAAAGGAGCGTGGAGTGGGATCTGAATGATTGGAAGTGGGATGGTGATCTCTTCATAGCAACACCGTTGAATCCTGGTGTTAGCCAAACCATGGGGCGTCAGTTTTTCCCACTAGGGAACTCGTCAAATACCTCTTCTTCTTGCTCTGATGAAGGGAATGATAATACAAGAGAAGTTGAGAAGAGAAGAAGAGCTGCTGCTACAGGGGAAGATGGTGGTGGTGGTGGGCTTAGTTTGAAGCTGGGAGAGAATGGTTATGATCTTAATGGTGAAAGAGAAGGGAAGAAGACGAAACTCGGAGGAGGAAGTGGGACAAATCATCGCTCGGTTTGTCAGGTGGAGAGCTGTGAAGCTGATCTTAGCAAAGTTAAGGACTATCATAGACGCCATAAGGTGTGTGAGATGCATTCTAAGGCTACTAGTGCACTCGTCGGTGGAATCATGCAGCGGTTTTGTCAGCAATGTAGTAG GTTCCATGTTCTTGAGGAGTTTGATGAAGGAAAGAGGAGCTGCCGTAGACGTTTGGCTGGACATAACAAACGTAGGAGGAAGACAAATCCTGAACCTGCCGCCAATGGGAATCCCCTGAGTGATGATAATCAATCAAGCAATTATCTGTTGATTTGTCTCTTGAAGATACTCTCCAATATGCACT CCAATGGATCATCAGGTGATCAAGATTTGATGCCTCATCTTCTCAAGAGCCTTGTCAGCCATGCTGGTGAACAGCTAGGGAAGAACTTGGTCGAACTTCTTCTACAAGGAGGATCGGGTTTGCTTGCAGCTCCTCAAGAGGATTCGAAGCAAGCTCCTGAGCTTCCTCGGCAGGAACTGTATGCCAGTGGGAACAGATCAGAGAAACTACAAACCAAAGTAAATGATTTTGATCTGAATGACATCTACATAGACTCTGATGATGGCGGCACAGATCTCGAAAGATCTTCTCCTCCTACCACTACTACGAATCCAGCAACAAGCTCTCCTGATTATCCTTCCTGGATACATCAGACTAGTAGGAACTCAGATTCAGCATCTGACCAGTCACCATCAAGCTCCAGCGAAGATGCTCAG ATGCGCACAGGGAGGATTGTGTTCAAACTATTTGGGAAAGAGCCAAATGACTTTCCTCCTGTCTTGCGTGGACAG ATTCTTGACTGGCTATCTCATACTCCAACTGACATTGAGAGCTACATTAGACCTGGTTGCATCGTATTGACCATTTATCTTCGTCAAGCTGAAACTGCTTGGGAAGAA CTTTCTGATGACATGGGCTTTAGCTTGAGCAAGCTTCTAGATCTCTCAGATGATCCTCTATGGACAAGTGGATGGATTTATGTTAGGATGCAAAACCAATACGCATTTGTATTCGACG GTCAGGTTGTTGTTGACTCTTCTTTACCGCTAAGAAGTCATGATTACAGCCACATTATTAGTGTTAGACCGCTCGCTGTAGCTGCTGCAACAGGAAAGGCTCAGTTCACAGTAAAAGGCATCAATCTCCGTCGACCTGGCACAAG GTTACTTTGTGCTGTAGAAGGAAAATACTTGATTCAGGAGAATGATGATCTCAAGGAGAGTAATGAGTGTGTCAGTTTCTCTTGTGATTTGCCTATTACAAGCGGTCGAGGATTCATGGAG ATTGAAGACCAAGGAGGACTCAGCAGCAGTTTCTTCCCTTTCATAGTGGTTGAAGAAGATGACGTTTGTTCTGAGATCCGTATACTCGAAACCACATTAGAGTTCACTGATACTGATTCCGCTAAGCTAGCTATGGAGTTCATTCATGAACTCGGTTGGCTTCTTCGCAGAAGTAAGCTCGGTGTGTTCTCATTAGCACGTTTCAAGTGGCTCATCGAGTTCTCAATGGACCGAGAGTGGTGCGCTGTGATCAGAAAGCTACTGAACATGCTCTTTGAAGGAGCTGTTGGTGACACTTCCTCTGATGCCGCCGCGCTATCAGAACTGTGCCTTCTTCACAGAGCCGTCAGGAAAAACTCTAAGCCTATGGTGGAAATGCTCTTGAGATACGTCGTTCCTAACCAGCAAAGAATACACAGCTTGTTTAGACCTGACTCTGCTGGTCCAGCAGGTTTAACACCTCTTCACATTGCAGCTGGTAAAGATGGTTCAGAAGATGTGTTGGACGCTCTAACAGAAGATCCCTCAATG GTGGGGATTGAAGCATGGAGAACATCTAGAGACACCACAGGCTTTACACCGGAAGACTACGCGCGCTTACGCGGTCACTTCTCATACATCCACTTGATCCAACGCAAGATCAATAAAAAGTCAGCAACTGAAGATCATGTTGTGGTCAATATCCCTGCGTCCTCTATCTCAGACCGAGAGCAGAAAGAAACAAAATCAGGTTCTTCAGCGTTGGAGATCACACATGGAAACCACAAGCTTCAGTGCAAGCTCTGTGACCATAAGCTGGTGTATGGGACAGCACGCCGGTCTGTAGCATACAGACCAGCTATGCTGTCAATGGTGGCGATTGCTGCGGTTTGCGTCTGTGTGGCACTTCTATTCAAGAGTTGCCCAGAAGTGCTTTATGTGTTTCAACCGTTCAGGTGGGAGTTGTTGGACTATGGAACAAGATGA
- the LOC106341801 gene encoding squamosa promoter-binding-like protein 1 isoform X1, protein MEARIEGEGQHFYGYRAMDVGKRSVEWDLNDWKWDGDLFIATPLNPGVSQTMGRQFFPLGNSSNTSSSCSDEGNDNTREVEKRRRAAATGEDGGGGGLSLKLGENGYDLNGEREGKKTKLGGGSGTNHRSVCQVESCEADLSKVKDYHRRHKVCEMHSKATSALVGGIMQRFCQQCSRFHVLEEFDEGKRSCRRRLAGHNKRRRKTNPEPAANGNPLSDDNQSSNYLLICLLKILSNMHSANGSSGDQDLMPHLLKSLVSHAGEQLGKNLVELLLQGGSGLLAAPQEDSKQAPELPRQELYASGNRSEKLQTKVNDFDLNDIYIDSDDGGTDLERSSPPTTTTNPATSSPDYPSWIHQTSRNSDSASDQSPSSSSEDAQMRTGRIVFKLFGKEPNDFPPVLRGQILDWLSHTPTDIESYIRPGCIVLTIYLRQAETAWEELSDDMGFSLSKLLDLSDDPLWTSGWIYVRMQNQYAFVFDGQVVVDSSLPLRSHDYSHIISVRPLAVAAATGKAQFTVKGINLRRPGTRLLCAVEGKYLIQENDDLKESNECVSFSCDLPITSGRGFMEIEDQGGLSSSFFPFIVVEEDDVCSEIRILETTLEFTDTDSAKLAMEFIHELGWLLRRSKLGVFSLARFKWLIEFSMDREWCAVIRKLLNMLFEGAVGDTSSDAAALSELCLLHRAVRKNSKPMVEMLLRYVVPNQQRIHSLFRPDSAGPAGLTPLHIAAGKDGSEDVLDALTEDPSMVGIEAWRTSRDTTGFTPEDYARLRGHFSYIHLIQRKINKKSATEDHVVVNIPASSISDREQKETKSGSSALEITHGNHKLQCKLCDHKLVYGTARRSVAYRPAMLSMVAIAAVCVCVALLFKSCPEVLYVFQPFRWELLDYGTR, encoded by the exons ATGGAAGCTAGAATTGAAGGTGAGGGTCAACATTTCTATGGATACAGAGCCATGGATGTTGGCAAAAGGAGCGTGGAGTGGGATCTGAATGATTGGAAGTGGGATGGTGATCTCTTCATAGCAACACCGTTGAATCCTGGTGTTAGCCAAACCATGGGGCGTCAGTTTTTCCCACTAGGGAACTCGTCAAATACCTCTTCTTCTTGCTCTGATGAAGGGAATGATAATACAAGAGAAGTTGAGAAGAGAAGAAGAGCTGCTGCTACAGGGGAAGATGGTGGTGGTGGTGGGCTTAGTTTGAAGCTGGGAGAGAATGGTTATGATCTTAATGGTGAAAGAGAAGGGAAGAAGACGAAACTCGGAGGAGGAAGTGGGACAAATCATCGCTCGGTTTGTCAGGTGGAGAGCTGTGAAGCTGATCTTAGCAAAGTTAAGGACTATCATAGACGCCATAAGGTGTGTGAGATGCATTCTAAGGCTACTAGTGCACTCGTCGGTGGAATCATGCAGCGGTTTTGTCAGCAATGTAGTAG GTTCCATGTTCTTGAGGAGTTTGATGAAGGAAAGAGGAGCTGCCGTAGACGTTTGGCTGGACATAACAAACGTAGGAGGAAGACAAATCCTGAACCTGCCGCCAATGGGAATCCCCTGAGTGATGATAATCAATCAAGCAATTATCTGTTGATTTGTCTCTTGAAGATACTCTCCAATATGCACT CAGCCAATGGATCATCAGGTGATCAAGATTTGATGCCTCATCTTCTCAAGAGCCTTGTCAGCCATGCTGGTGAACAGCTAGGGAAGAACTTGGTCGAACTTCTTCTACAAGGAGGATCGGGTTTGCTTGCAGCTCCTCAAGAGGATTCGAAGCAAGCTCCTGAGCTTCCTCGGCAGGAACTGTATGCCAGTGGGAACAGATCAGAGAAACTACAAACCAAAGTAAATGATTTTGATCTGAATGACATCTACATAGACTCTGATGATGGCGGCACAGATCTCGAAAGATCTTCTCCTCCTACCACTACTACGAATCCAGCAACAAGCTCTCCTGATTATCCTTCCTGGATACATCAGACTAGTAGGAACTCAGATTCAGCATCTGACCAGTCACCATCAAGCTCCAGCGAAGATGCTCAG ATGCGCACAGGGAGGATTGTGTTCAAACTATTTGGGAAAGAGCCAAATGACTTTCCTCCTGTCTTGCGTGGACAG ATTCTTGACTGGCTATCTCATACTCCAACTGACATTGAGAGCTACATTAGACCTGGTTGCATCGTATTGACCATTTATCTTCGTCAAGCTGAAACTGCTTGGGAAGAA CTTTCTGATGACATGGGCTTTAGCTTGAGCAAGCTTCTAGATCTCTCAGATGATCCTCTATGGACAAGTGGATGGATTTATGTTAGGATGCAAAACCAATACGCATTTGTATTCGACG GTCAGGTTGTTGTTGACTCTTCTTTACCGCTAAGAAGTCATGATTACAGCCACATTATTAGTGTTAGACCGCTCGCTGTAGCTGCTGCAACAGGAAAGGCTCAGTTCACAGTAAAAGGCATCAATCTCCGTCGACCTGGCACAAG GTTACTTTGTGCTGTAGAAGGAAAATACTTGATTCAGGAGAATGATGATCTCAAGGAGAGTAATGAGTGTGTCAGTTTCTCTTGTGATTTGCCTATTACAAGCGGTCGAGGATTCATGGAG ATTGAAGACCAAGGAGGACTCAGCAGCAGTTTCTTCCCTTTCATAGTGGTTGAAGAAGATGACGTTTGTTCTGAGATCCGTATACTCGAAACCACATTAGAGTTCACTGATACTGATTCCGCTAAGCTAGCTATGGAGTTCATTCATGAACTCGGTTGGCTTCTTCGCAGAAGTAAGCTCGGTGTGTTCTCATTAGCACGTTTCAAGTGGCTCATCGAGTTCTCAATGGACCGAGAGTGGTGCGCTGTGATCAGAAAGCTACTGAACATGCTCTTTGAAGGAGCTGTTGGTGACACTTCCTCTGATGCCGCCGCGCTATCAGAACTGTGCCTTCTTCACAGAGCCGTCAGGAAAAACTCTAAGCCTATGGTGGAAATGCTCTTGAGATACGTCGTTCCTAACCAGCAAAGAATACACAGCTTGTTTAGACCTGACTCTGCTGGTCCAGCAGGTTTAACACCTCTTCACATTGCAGCTGGTAAAGATGGTTCAGAAGATGTGTTGGACGCTCTAACAGAAGATCCCTCAATG GTGGGGATTGAAGCATGGAGAACATCTAGAGACACCACAGGCTTTACACCGGAAGACTACGCGCGCTTACGCGGTCACTTCTCATACATCCACTTGATCCAACGCAAGATCAATAAAAAGTCAGCAACTGAAGATCATGTTGTGGTCAATATCCCTGCGTCCTCTATCTCAGACCGAGAGCAGAAAGAAACAAAATCAGGTTCTTCAGCGTTGGAGATCACACATGGAAACCACAAGCTTCAGTGCAAGCTCTGTGACCATAAGCTGGTGTATGGGACAGCACGCCGGTCTGTAGCATACAGACCAGCTATGCTGTCAATGGTGGCGATTGCTGCGGTTTGCGTCTGTGTGGCACTTCTATTCAAGAGTTGCCCAGAAGTGCTTTATGTGTTTCAACCGTTCAGGTGGGAGTTGTTGGACTATGGAACAAGATGA
- the LOC106341801 gene encoding squamosa promoter-binding-like protein 1 isoform X2, translating into MEARIEGEGQHFYGYRAMDVGKRSVEWDLNDWKWDGDLFIATPLNPGVSQTMGRQFFPLGNSSNTSSSCSDEGNDNTREVEKRRRAAATGEDGGGGGLSLKLGENGYDLNGEREGKKTKLGGGSGTNHRSVCQVESCEADLSKVKDYHRRHKVCEMHSKATSALVGGIMQRFCQQCSRFHVLEEFDEGKRSCRRRLAGHNKRRRKTNPEPAANGNPLSDDNQSSNYLLICLLKILSNMHSNGSSGDQDLMPHLLKSLVSHAGEQLGKNLVELLLQGGSGLLAAPQEDSKQAPELPRQELYASGNRSEKLQTKVNDFDLNDIYIDSDDGGTDLERSSPPTTTTNPATSSPDYPSWIHQTSRNSDSASDQSPSSSSEDAQMRTGRIVFKLFGKEPNDFPPVLRGQILDWLSHTPTDIESYIRPGCIVLTIYLRQAETAWEELSDDMGFSLSKLLDLSDDPLWTSGWIYVRMQNQYAFVFDGQVVVDSSLPLRSHDYSHIISVRPLAVAAATGKAQFTVKGINLRRPGTRLLCAVEGKYLIQENDDLKESNECVSFSCDLPITSGRGFMEIEDQGGLSSSFFPFIVVEEDDVCSEIRILETTLEFTDTDSAKLAMEFIHELGWLLRRSKLGVFSLARFKWLIEFSMDREWCAVIRKLLNMLFEGAVGDTSSDAAALSELCLLHRAVRKNSKPMVEMLLRYVVPNQQRIHSLFRPDSAGPAGLTPLHIAAGKDGSEDVLDALTEDPSMVGIEAWRTSRDTTGFTPEDYARLRGHFSYIHLIQRKINKKSATEDHVVVNIPASSISDREQKETKSGSSALEITHGNHKLQCKLCDHKLVYGTARRSVAYRPAMLSMVAIAAVCVCVALLFKSCPEVLYVFQPFRWELLDYGTR; encoded by the exons ATGGAAGCTAGAATTGAAGGTGAGGGTCAACATTTCTATGGATACAGAGCCATGGATGTTGGCAAAAGGAGCGTGGAGTGGGATCTGAATGATTGGAAGTGGGATGGTGATCTCTTCATAGCAACACCGTTGAATCCTGGTGTTAGCCAAACCATGGGGCGTCAGTTTTTCCCACTAGGGAACTCGTCAAATACCTCTTCTTCTTGCTCTGATGAAGGGAATGATAATACAAGAGAAGTTGAGAAGAGAAGAAGAGCTGCTGCTACAGGGGAAGATGGTGGTGGTGGTGGGCTTAGTTTGAAGCTGGGAGAGAATGGTTATGATCTTAATGGTGAAAGAGAAGGGAAGAAGACGAAACTCGGAGGAGGAAGTGGGACAAATCATCGCTCGGTTTGTCAGGTGGAGAGCTGTGAAGCTGATCTTAGCAAAGTTAAGGACTATCATAGACGCCATAAGGTGTGTGAGATGCATTCTAAGGCTACTAGTGCACTCGTCGGTGGAATCATGCAGCGGTTTTGTCAGCAATGTAGTAG GTTCCATGTTCTTGAGGAGTTTGATGAAGGAAAGAGGAGCTGCCGTAGACGTTTGGCTGGACATAACAAACGTAGGAGGAAGACAAATCCTGAACCTGCCGCCAATGGGAATCCCCTGAGTGATGATAATCAATCAAGCAATTATCTGTTGATTTGTCTCTTGAAGATACTCTCCAATATGCACT CCAATGGATCATCAGGTGATCAAGATTTGATGCCTCATCTTCTCAAGAGCCTTGTCAGCCATGCTGGTGAACAGCTAGGGAAGAACTTGGTCGAACTTCTTCTACAAGGAGGATCGGGTTTGCTTGCAGCTCCTCAAGAGGATTCGAAGCAAGCTCCTGAGCTTCCTCGGCAGGAACTGTATGCCAGTGGGAACAGATCAGAGAAACTACAAACCAAAGTAAATGATTTTGATCTGAATGACATCTACATAGACTCTGATGATGGCGGCACAGATCTCGAAAGATCTTCTCCTCCTACCACTACTACGAATCCAGCAACAAGCTCTCCTGATTATCCTTCCTGGATACATCAGACTAGTAGGAACTCAGATTCAGCATCTGACCAGTCACCATCAAGCTCCAGCGAAGATGCTCAG ATGCGCACAGGGAGGATTGTGTTCAAACTATTTGGGAAAGAGCCAAATGACTTTCCTCCTGTCTTGCGTGGACAG ATTCTTGACTGGCTATCTCATACTCCAACTGACATTGAGAGCTACATTAGACCTGGTTGCATCGTATTGACCATTTATCTTCGTCAAGCTGAAACTGCTTGGGAAGAA CTTTCTGATGACATGGGCTTTAGCTTGAGCAAGCTTCTAGATCTCTCAGATGATCCTCTATGGACAAGTGGATGGATTTATGTTAGGATGCAAAACCAATACGCATTTGTATTCGACG GTCAGGTTGTTGTTGACTCTTCTTTACCGCTAAGAAGTCATGATTACAGCCACATTATTAGTGTTAGACCGCTCGCTGTAGCTGCTGCAACAGGAAAGGCTCAGTTCACAGTAAAAGGCATCAATCTCCGTCGACCTGGCACAAG GTTACTTTGTGCTGTAGAAGGAAAATACTTGATTCAGGAGAATGATGATCTCAAGGAGAGTAATGAGTGTGTCAGTTTCTCTTGTGATTTGCCTATTACAAGCGGTCGAGGATTCATGGAG ATTGAAGACCAAGGAGGACTCAGCAGCAGTTTCTTCCCTTTCATAGTGGTTGAAGAAGATGACGTTTGTTCTGAGATCCGTATACTCGAAACCACATTAGAGTTCACTGATACTGATTCCGCTAAGCTAGCTATGGAGTTCATTCATGAACTCGGTTGGCTTCTTCGCAGAAGTAAGCTCGGTGTGTTCTCATTAGCACGTTTCAAGTGGCTCATCGAGTTCTCAATGGACCGAGAGTGGTGCGCTGTGATCAGAAAGCTACTGAACATGCTCTTTGAAGGAGCTGTTGGTGACACTTCCTCTGATGCCGCCGCGCTATCAGAACTGTGCCTTCTTCACAGAGCCGTCAGGAAAAACTCTAAGCCTATGGTGGAAATGCTCTTGAGATACGTCGTTCCTAACCAGCAAAGAATACACAGCTTGTTTAGACCTGACTCTGCTGGTCCAGCAGGTTTAACACCTCTTCACATTGCAGCTGGTAAAGATGGTTCAGAAGATGTGTTGGACGCTCTAACAGAAGATCCCTCAATG GTGGGGATTGAAGCATGGAGAACATCTAGAGACACCACAGGCTTTACACCGGAAGACTACGCGCGCTTACGCGGTCACTTCTCATACATCCACTTGATCCAACGCAAGATCAATAAAAAGTCAGCAACTGAAGATCATGTTGTGGTCAATATCCCTGCGTCCTCTATCTCAGACCGAGAGCAGAAAGAAACAAAATCAGGTTCTTCAGCGTTGGAGATCACACATGGAAACCACAAGCTTCAGTGCAAGCTCTGTGACCATAAGCTGGTGTATGGGACAGCACGCCGGTCTGTAGCATACAGACCAGCTATGCTGTCAATGGTGGCGATTGCTGCGGTTTGCGTCTGTGTGGCACTTCTATTCAAGAGTTGCCCAGAAGTGCTTTATGTGTTTCAACCGTTCAGGTGGGAGTTGTTGGACTATGGAACAAGATGA